One region of Clostridiales bacterium genomic DNA includes:
- a CDS encoding SUF system NifU family Fe-S cluster assembly protein, with protein MENRSFYNEILTEHNIHPEFKHDIPDADIALAGVNPSCGDNIVLKLKTDGDVITDGGFVGDGCAISQASADIMLGMIVGQKKEKALEMGRTFLRMIHGEATEEEIESLEEASALKDIAHMPARVKCAMLGWRTLSEALTGKVEE; from the coding sequence ATGGAAAATAGAAGCTTCTATAATGAGATCCTGACCGAGCACAACATCCATCCGGAGTTCAAGCACGACATTCCGGACGCGGACATTGCGCTCGCGGGTGTGAACCCGAGCTGCGGCGACAACATCGTCCTCAAGCTCAAGACCGACGGCGATGTCATCACCGATGGCGGCTTTGTCGGCGACGGCTGCGCCATCTCGCAGGCGTCGGCCGATATCATGCTCGGCATGATCGTGGGGCAGAAGAAGGAAAAGGCGCTGGAAATGGGCCGCACCTTCCTGCGCATGATCCACGGCGAGGCGACCGAGGAAGAGATCGAGAGTCTCGAAGAGGCCTCGGCTCTCAAGGACATCGCGCATATGCCCGCGCGTGTGAAATGCGCCATGCTCGGCTGGCGCACGCTCTCGGAGGCGCTGACCGGCAAGGTCGAAGAATAA
- a CDS encoding uridine kinase, whose amino-acid sequence MTDFEPALLRRIRALAAAQPRVLVAIDGRCAAGKTTLAASLQAQLACNVFHMDDFFLRPEQRTPERLRQPGGNVDFERFLTEVLRPLRDGAPVTYRPYDCRTQQLCAPVHAEARPVNLIEGSYSCHPALWDLYDLHVFLSVGPEEQHRRIAARNGEKMLPMFTNVWIPMEETYFARFQVAERADLCREN is encoded by the coding sequence ATGACTGATTTTGAACCCGCTCTTCTGCGGCGCATCCGTGCGCTCGCGGCCGCGCAGCCGCGCGTGCTTGTCGCCATTGACGGCCGCTGCGCCGCCGGAAAGACCACGCTGGCCGCGTCCCTGCAGGCACAGTTGGCGTGCAATGTGTTTCATATGGACGACTTTTTCCTCCGCCCGGAGCAGCGCACGCCCGAGCGCCTGCGTCAGCCGGGCGGCAATGTGGACTTCGAGCGTTTCCTGACTGAGGTGCTCCGTCCGCTGCGCGATGGCGCGCCGGTGACGTATCGCCCTTATGACTGCCGAACGCAGCAGCTGTGCGCGCCGGTTCACGCGGAGGCAAGGCCGGTCAATCTCATCGAGGGGTCCTATTCCTGCCATCCGGCGCTGTGGGATCTTTATGACCTGCACGTGTTCCTCTCGGTCGGCCCGGAGGAGCAGCACCGCCGCATTGCTGCGCGCAATGGTGAAAAAATGCTGCCGATGTTTACAAACGTCTGGATTCCGATGGAGGAGACGTACTTTGCGCGGTTTCAAGTTGCGGAGCGCGCCGACCTTTGCCGGGAAAATTGA
- a CDS encoding SufD family Fe-S cluster assembly protein, translated as MNTSEQLVVNKLPTRTWNHLQVNEATIPWNVADTADLGTDSYAITAENQAQPLHIDLTGAAGFSRKHIAVDVAADVQATVYMVLDTQGSFAVETAFKLHDAASLRLVQVLCAQDSALLYAKTDADCAPGAGVDMTQILMGRGDLYSDNDTELVGDGSHYSAQIGYLGRGSQTIDVNVVVNHYGKNTECEIDTSGALKDAAKKVFRGTIDFKTGSSNSVGNEKETVLMLGDDVVNKTVPLILCAEENVVGNHGATIGELDDETLFYFESRGISRAQAENILARASIERFARTVDDEVLRAQILQTLEEELNDDV; from the coding sequence GTGAATACGAGTGAACAGCTGGTCGTCAACAAACTGCCGACCAGAACGTGGAACCATCTCCAGGTCAACGAAGCGACCATCCCGTGGAATGTGGCCGACACGGCCGATCTCGGGACGGATTCCTATGCAATTACAGCGGAAAATCAGGCGCAGCCGCTGCACATCGACCTGACCGGTGCGGCCGGCTTCAGCCGCAAGCACATCGCGGTCGATGTGGCCGCCGACGTGCAGGCAACGGTGTATATGGTGCTCGATACGCAGGGCAGCTTCGCCGTAGAAACGGCGTTCAAGCTCCACGATGCCGCGTCTCTTCGCCTTGTGCAGGTGCTCTGTGCGCAGGACAGCGCGCTGCTCTACGCCAAAACGGACGCCGACTGTGCGCCCGGCGCCGGCGTGGACATGACGCAGATCCTCATGGGCAGGGGCGACCTGTATTCGGACAATGACACGGAGCTTGTCGGCGACGGCAGCCATTATTCGGCGCAGATCGGCTATCTCGGCCGCGGCAGCCAGACGATCGACGTCAACGTCGTCGTCAACCACTACGGCAAAAACACCGAGTGCGAGATCGACACGTCCGGCGCGCTCAAGGATGCGGCGAAAAAAGTTTTCCGCGGCACGATCGACTTCAAGACCGGCTCGTCGAACTCCGTCGGCAACGAGAAGGAGACCGTGCTCATGCTCGGCGACGATGTTGTCAACAAGACGGTGCCGCTCATTCTCTGCGCCGAGGAAAATGTCGTCGGCAACCACGGCGCGACCATCGGTGAGCTCGATGACGAGACGCTGTTTTACTTTGAAAGCCGCGGCATCTCCCGCGCTCAGGCCGAAAACATCCTGGCCCGCGCATCGATCGAGCGCTTTGCGCGCACGGTGGACGATGAAGTGCTGCGCGCGCAGATTCTTCAGACGCTGGAGGAGGAACTCAACGATGACGTATGA
- the sufC gene encoding Fe-S cluster assembly ATPase SufC, which translates to MNSNLLEVSGLHVSAGEKEILHGVDLTVGKDETHVLMGPNGTGKSTLGYAITGNPEYTVTAGKIVFDGEDITELPVNERAKRGIFLSFQNPLEVPGVTLSAFIRSALEQKTGKRIRLWDFKKNLAETMQLLAMDASYAERDLNVGFSGGEKKKAEILQMLMLEPKLAILDETDSGLDVDAVRTVSKGVQLYRERVHGSLLIITHSTRILEALTVDAAHIMEQGVIVKNGDASLVDTINENGFGGIRAD; encoded by the coding sequence ATGAACAGCAACCTGCTTGAAGTCAGCGGCCTGCACGTGAGTGCGGGCGAGAAAGAGATCCTGCACGGCGTGGACCTGACCGTCGGCAAGGATGAGACGCATGTGCTCATGGGGCCGAACGGCACCGGCAAGTCCACGCTCGGCTATGCGATCACCGGCAATCCGGAGTACACGGTCACGGCCGGAAAGATCGTCTTTGACGGCGAGGACATCACGGAGCTGCCGGTCAACGAGCGCGCGAAGAGGGGTATTTTTCTGTCGTTTCAGAATCCGCTCGAGGTGCCCGGCGTGACGCTCAGCGCGTTTATCCGCAGTGCGCTCGAGCAGAAGACCGGCAAGCGCATCCGCCTCTGGGACTTCAAGAAGAATCTTGCCGAGACGATGCAGCTGCTGGCGATGGACGCTTCCTATGCTGAGCGCGACCTGAATGTGGGCTTTTCCGGCGGTGAGAAAAAGAAAGCGGAGATCCTGCAGATGCTCATGCTCGAGCCGAAGCTTGCCATCCTCGACGAGACGGACTCCGGTCTGGACGTCGACGCGGTGCGCACGGTCTCCAAGGGCGTGCAGCTCTATCGTGAGCGCGTGCACGGCTCGTTGCTCATCATCACGCACAGCACCCGCATTCTCGAGGCGCTGACGGTGGACGCCGCGCACATCATGGAGCAGGGCGTCATTGTGAAAAACGGCGATGCATCGCTTGTAGATACCATCAATGAAAACGGCTTTGGCGGCATCCGGGCAGACTGA
- the sufB gene encoding Fe-S cluster assembly protein SufB, producing MKEKSQVADIDRSVYDIRDKEDDAYRMQEGLTPEIIDRLSKEKGDPVWMQQFRLQSLQIYNEMPIPDWGPSIEGLDMDHIATYVRPKTDMKSDWKDVPQDIKDTFERLGIPQAERKSLAGVGAQYDSELVYHNVRDEVAAQGVVYTDMESALKGEYADMVHKYFMKLVTPRDHKFAALHGAVWSGGSFVYVPKGVQVSIPLQSYFRLNAKGAGQFEHTLIIVDEGASLHFIEGCSAPKYNVANLHAGCVELYVKKNAKLRYSTIENWSKNMYNLNTKRALVEEGGVIEWVSGSFGSHVGCLYPMSVLKGDNSKMEFTGVTFAGAGQNLDTGAKVVHIGKNTSSYMNTRSISKSGGISTFRSSVVVQKGAKHAKSSVSCQSLMLDSESRSDTVPAMDIRTKDAAVGHEAKIGSISNEAVFYLMSRGMSEEDARALIVSGFADNVSKELPLEYAVEMNNLIRLEMKGSIG from the coding sequence ATGAAGGAAAAAAGCCAGGTCGCGGACATTGACCGCAGCGTCTATGACATCCGCGACAAAGAGGACGATGCCTATCGTATGCAGGAGGGCCTGACACCGGAGATCATCGACCGGCTCTCGAAGGAAAAGGGCGATCCGGTCTGGATGCAGCAGTTCCGGCTGCAGTCGCTGCAGATCTATAACGAGATGCCGATCCCGGATTGGGGCCCGTCCATCGAGGGGCTGGACATGGATCACATTGCAACATACGTCCGTCCCAAGACCGACATGAAAAGCGACTGGAAGGACGTCCCGCAGGATATTAAAGATACTTTCGAGCGTCTCGGCATCCCGCAGGCGGAGCGCAAATCGCTCGCCGGCGTCGGCGCACAGTACGATTCCGAGCTCGTGTATCACAACGTCCGGGACGAAGTGGCTGCACAGGGCGTCGTCTATACCGACATGGAGAGCGCGCTCAAGGGCGAGTACGCCGATATGGTGCACAAGTATTTCATGAAGCTCGTCACACCGCGCGATCATAAGTTTGCGGCCCTGCACGGCGCGGTCTGGTCCGGCGGCTCGTTCGTGTATGTGCCGAAGGGCGTGCAGGTGTCCATCCCGCTGCAGTCGTACTTCCGTCTGAACGCCAAGGGTGCTGGCCAGTTTGAACACACACTCATCATTGTCGATGAGGGCGCGAGTCTGCATTTTATCGAGGGATGCTCGGCACCGAAATATAACGTTGCGAACCTCCACGCCGGCTGCGTGGAGCTGTACGTGAAGAAGAACGCTAAGCTGCGCTACTCGACCATCGAGAACTGGTCGAAAAATATGTATAACCTCAATACAAAACGCGCGCTCGTGGAAGAGGGCGGCGTGATCGAGTGGGTTTCCGGCTCGTTCGGGTCTCATGTCGGCTGCCTGTACCCGATGAGCGTGCTCAAAGGCGATAACTCCAAGATGGAATTCACCGGCGTCACGTTTGCCGGCGCGGGGCAGAACCTCGACACCGGTGCGAAGGTCGTGCACATCGGCAAGAACACAAGCTCGTATATGAACACGCGCTCGATCAGCAAGAGCGGCGGCATCAGCACATTCCGCAGCAGCGTCGTGGTGCAGAAGGGCGCCAAGCACGCAAAATCTTCCGTGTCCTGCCAGTCGCTGATGCTCGATTCCGAGTCCCGCTCCGATACCGTCCCGGCCATGGACATCCGCACGAAGGACGCTGCCGTCGGTCATGAGGCAAAGATCGGCAGCATCAGCAACGAGGCGGTGTTTTATCTCATGAGCCGCGGCATGAGCGAGGAGGACGCCCGCGCGCTGATCGTCAGCGGCTTTGCGGACAACGTCTCCAAGGAGCTGCCGCTGGAGTACGCGGTGGAAATGAACAATCTCATTCGTCTCGAGATGAAGGGCAGCATTGGCTGA
- a CDS encoding DNA-binding protein, whose translation MEYRRFGNTIVARIDRGEEVLEQVAAIAQAEQIKLASVQALGAVGEFTVGVFHTAEKQYHANSFAGDFEIVSLTGTINTMDGAFYTHLHMSAGNEKGEVFGGHLNRAVISATCEMVITVIDGRVDRFHSEEIGLNLFQF comes from the coding sequence ATGGAGTATCGAAGATTTGGAAACACCATCGTCGCCCGCATCGACCGTGGGGAAGAAGTGCTTGAGCAGGTTGCGGCCATTGCGCAGGCCGAGCAGATCAAGCTCGCGAGCGTGCAGGCGCTCGGTGCAGTCGGGGAGTTTACGGTCGGCGTGTTCCACACGGCCGAAAAGCAGTACCACGCGAACTCCTTCGCGGGCGATTTCGAGATCGTCTCGCTGACCGGCACGATCAACACGATGGACGGCGCGTTTTACACGCACCTGCACATGAGCGCCGGTAATGAGAAGGGCGAGGTGTTCGGCGGACATCTCAACCGCGCCGTTATCAGCGCCACCTGTGAGATGGTCATCACGGTTATCGACGGAAGAGTGGATCGTTTTCACAGTGAGGAGATCGGCCTGAACCTGTTCCAATTCTGA
- a CDS encoding SufS family cysteine desulfurase, with product MTYDYKQDFPIFQHTDVAYIDNAATAQRPQCVLDAVADFYRCHNANPLRGLYPLSVEATDIYEQARETVRDFIGARSAREIVFTRNTTEGLNLVAYSYGLTHVKAGDEVLVSIMEHHSDLLPWQMVCRQTGAELKFIECAPDGSVDLQQIESLITERTKIVAMTQVSNVLGRKYPLKEVAAMAHKKGAVMVVDGAQSTPHMPVNVQELGADFFAFSGHKVFGPMGIGGLYGREDLLEEMPPFLSGGEMIESVTRTGAVYAELPHKFEAGTVNAAGAAGLAAAIRYVQSVGFDTIQQREHDLTANALARVLAVPHVHVLGTDRPEDHNGIITFTVDGVHPHDISEIMASDGVNIRAGHHCAQPLLAHLGLNATARASFAFYNTDEDVDRFLESLSTLRERMGYGK from the coding sequence ATGACGTATGATTATAAGCAGGATTTTCCGATCTTTCAGCACACGGACGTCGCCTATATCGATAACGCGGCCACGGCGCAGCGCCCGCAGTGCGTGCTGGACGCGGTGGCGGATTTCTACCGCTGCCACAATGCCAACCCCCTGCGCGGGCTGTATCCGCTGAGCGTGGAGGCGACCGATATCTATGAGCAGGCGCGCGAGACCGTGCGCGATTTCATCGGGGCACGCTCGGCGCGTGAGATCGTCTTTACCCGCAACACGACCGAGGGCCTGAACCTCGTCGCCTACAGCTACGGCCTGACGCACGTCAAGGCGGGCGATGAGGTGCTCGTGTCTATCATGGAGCACCACAGCGATCTGCTGCCGTGGCAGATGGTCTGCCGCCAGACGGGCGCGGAGCTGAAGTTCATCGAGTGCGCGCCCGACGGCAGTGTGGATCTTCAGCAAATCGAATCGCTCATTACCGAGCGCACGAAGATCGTCGCCATGACGCAGGTGTCGAATGTTCTCGGCCGGAAGTACCCGCTCAAGGAAGTCGCCGCCATGGCGCACAAGAAGGGCGCGGTCATGGTCGTGGACGGCGCGCAGAGCACGCCGCACATGCCGGTGAACGTGCAGGAGCTGGGCGCGGATTTCTTCGCCTTCTCCGGGCACAAGGTCTTTGGCCCGATGGGCATCGGCGGGCTGTACGGCAGGGAGGACCTGCTCGAGGAAATGCCGCCGTTTCTCTCCGGCGGCGAGATGATCGAATCCGTCACGCGCACGGGCGCTGTCTATGCCGAGCTGCCGCATAAGTTCGAGGCCGGCACGGTCAATGCCGCCGGCGCGGCCGGTCTGGCTGCCGCCATCCGGTACGTGCAGAGCGTCGGCTTTGACACCATCCAGCAGCGCGAGCACGACCTGACGGCCAACGCCCTCGCGCGCGTGCTGGCCGTGCCGCACGTGCACGTGCTCGGTACGGACCGCCCGGAGGATCACAACGGCATCATCACCTTCACGGTCGACGGCGTGCACCCGCACGACATCAGCGAGATCATGGCGTCCGACGGTGTGAACATCCGCGCCGGTCACCACTGCGCGCAGCCGCTGCTCGCGCACCTCGGTCTGAACGCGACGGCGCGCGCCAGCTTTGCCTTTTATAACACCGATGAGGATGTCGACCGGTTCCTTGAGAGCCTCTCGACCCTGAGGGAGCGTATGGGATATGGAAAATAG
- a CDS encoding 4Fe-4S binding protein, which yields MDVLRFKQANCKNCYKCVRFCPVKSIRVYQGHAQIISSDCILCGNCVSVCPQHAKEDISDVAQIQELIASGQQVVVSVDSSYIAYFDTPGFAGIAEPLKKLGFAAAHETAEGAYLVKKELEKLAAQPGDAPIITSGCSTIVLYVEKHLPEALPYLAPVLSPMQAHAVLLRKRYPGATIVYVSPCISKKEETTRFESVGADYDITFTELEDWMHEAGVAVNPNVPADEPLLSRGYTITNGVLHSMSLDSGRDYLFLDGLDDSIQTLKSVVNGELRNCFIEIAACHGNCVGGLAFRQKHTNLLESRRRVIKSAGGGKNFDIQEPVDMRRVLVDKKHPTDLPPESVINGILRKMGKFSPADELNCGLCGYRTCRDKAIAVYEGRAEISMCMPYMKERAETYSEKIINVSPEGIVTVGKKLKVKQINKAACKIFGIKDPADIIGYPVSRIMDEYDFVKMISQDETQVTDEVFLADYNVYLERIFICDPERTLFTCIMRDVTKARQRRNKIQKTKIHAADLADDIIANQLRIVHEIASLLGETAAETKVAVHDLKEAIMLDEDGDDDA from the coding sequence ATGGATGTTCTGCGTTTCAAACAGGCCAACTGCAAAAACTGCTACAAATGCGTCCGGTTCTGCCCGGTCAAGTCCATCCGCGTCTATCAGGGTCACGCACAGATCATTTCCAGCGACTGCATTCTCTGCGGCAACTGCGTGTCCGTCTGTCCGCAGCACGCCAAGGAGGACATCAGCGACGTCGCGCAGATCCAGGAACTGATCGCGTCCGGCCAGCAGGTCGTTGTGAGCGTCGATTCCTCCTACATCGCCTATTTTGATACTCCTGGTTTTGCGGGCATCGCCGAGCCGCTCAAAAAGCTCGGCTTTGCAGCGGCGCACGAGACGGCGGAGGGCGCCTACCTGGTCAAGAAGGAGCTGGAAAAGCTCGCCGCCCAGCCGGGTGATGCGCCAATCATTACGTCCGGCTGTTCGACGATCGTGCTCTATGTGGAAAAGCACCTGCCGGAGGCACTGCCGTATCTGGCCCCGGTGCTCTCACCGATGCAGGCGCATGCCGTGCTGCTGCGCAAGCGCTATCCCGGCGCGACCATTGTCTATGTCAGCCCCTGCATTTCCAAGAAAGAGGAGACGACGCGCTTTGAGAGCGTCGGCGCCGACTATGATATTACGTTCACGGAACTCGAGGACTGGATGCACGAGGCCGGCGTTGCCGTCAACCCCAATGTGCCGGCGGATGAGCCGCTGCTCTCGCGCGGCTACACGATCACGAACGGCGTTCTGCATTCCATGTCGCTCGATTCCGGGCGCGATTATCTGTTCCTCGACGGTCTGGATGACAGCATTCAGACGCTCAAGAGCGTCGTCAACGGTGAACTGCGCAACTGTTTCATTGAAATCGCCGCCTGCCACGGCAACTGTGTCGGCGGCCTTGCTTTCCGGCAGAAGCACACGAACCTGCTCGAGTCGCGCCGCCGCGTGATCAAGAGCGCCGGCGGCGGAAAAAACTTTGACATTCAAGAGCCAGTGGATATGCGCCGTGTGCTCGTGGACAAGAAGCACCCGACCGACCTGCCGCCCGAGTCCGTCATCAACGGCATCCTGCGCAAGATGGGCAAATTCAGCCCGGCGGATGAACTCAACTGCGGCCTGTGCGGCTATCGCACCTGCCGCGACAAGGCCATCGCCGTCTATGAGGGCCGCGCCGAGATCAGCATGTGCATGCCCTACATGAAAGAGCGCGCCGAGACCTATTCCGAGAAGATCATCAATGTCTCGCCGGAAGGCATCGTCACCGTCGGCAAGAAGCTGAAGGTCAAGCAGATCAACAAGGCTGCCTGCAAGATCTTCGGCATCAAGGATCCGGCGGACATCATCGGATATCCGGTGTCGCGCATCATGGATGAGTACGACTTCGTGAAGATGATCAGTCAGGACGAGACACAGGTCACGGACGAGGTCTTTCTCGCTGACTACAACGTCTATCTCGAGCGCATCTTTATCTGCGACCCGGAGCGGACGCTCTTTACCTGCATCATGCGCGACGTGACGAAAGCGCGCCAGCGCCGCAACAAGATCCAGAAGACGAAGATCCATGCGGCCGATCTGGCGGACGATATCATTGCAAACCAGCTGCGCATCGTCCACGAGATTGCAAGTCTGCTCGGTGAAACGGCAGCGGAGACCAAGGTGGCTGTGCATGATCTGAAGGAAGCCATCATGCTTGATGAGGACGGCGATGATGATGCGTAA